The Salinibacterium sp. M195 genome includes a window with the following:
- the hxlB gene encoding 6-phospho-3-hexuloisomerase — MARNDTTPEIAAAIELVLSENTKISTAIVRDSTESVAEAITVLGAANRIFVLGAGRSGLALRMLAMRLMHLGLTVHVVGEVTTPAIAKGDVLLAASGSGTTAGIIRSATTAVSVGAEIIAVTTAAASPLAELAQVTIAIPAAQKQDHGATRSAQYSGSLFEQSLLLLGDAMFFVLWKNSGATAEELWPRHANLE, encoded by the coding sequence ATGGCACGAAATGACACCACCCCCGAAATTGCCGCTGCAATCGAACTGGTTCTTTCTGAGAACACGAAAATCAGCACAGCAATCGTCCGAGACAGCACCGAATCCGTCGCTGAAGCGATCACCGTCCTCGGTGCCGCGAACCGCATCTTCGTGCTGGGCGCCGGTCGATCTGGCCTTGCCCTGCGGATGCTCGCGATGCGCCTCATGCACCTCGGTCTCACCGTGCACGTCGTGGGAGAAGTGACAACTCCCGCGATTGCCAAGGGCGACGTGCTGCTGGCTGCCAGCGGCTCGGGAACAACCGCTGGCATCATCCGCTCAGCAACAACCGCAGTCTCGGTTGGCGCGGAAATCATCGCCGTCACGACTGCGGCGGCATCTCCCCTAGCGGAGCTTGCGCAGGTCACGATCGCGATTCCGGCCGCCCAGAAACAGGATCACGGCGCGACCCGTTCCGCACAGTACTCCGGCAGCTTGTTCGAACAATCGCTACTTCTCCTCGGCGACGCGATGTTCTTCGTGTTGTGGAAAAACTCCGGCGCGACTGCCGAAGAACTCTGGCCACGGCACGCCAACCTCGAATAA
- the hxlA gene encoding 3-hexulose-6-phosphate synthase: MKLQVAMDVLTTEAALTLAGQVAPYVDIIELGTPLIKHEGLSAVRAIKDAHPDKLVFADLKTMDAGELEADIAFSAGADYVTVLGAAGDSTIIGAVKAAKAHNKGIVVDLIGVADKVTRAREVSAFGAVFVEMHAGLDEQAEPGFTFQTLLNDGEVAKVPFSVAGGINASTIASVQRAGATVAVAGGAIHSAADPAAAAAELKAAIV; this comes from the coding sequence ATGAAGCTTCAAGTAGCAATGGACGTCCTCACCACTGAGGCAGCGCTCACCCTCGCCGGCCAGGTTGCCCCGTACGTCGACATCATCGAACTCGGAACGCCCCTCATCAAGCACGAGGGCCTCAGCGCGGTTCGTGCGATTAAAGATGCCCACCCCGACAAACTCGTGTTTGCCGACCTGAAGACGATGGATGCCGGTGAGCTCGAAGCCGACATCGCATTCTCCGCCGGTGCCGACTACGTCACCGTGCTCGGTGCCGCCGGAGACAGCACGATCATCGGCGCCGTAAAAGCAGCGAAAGCCCACAACAAGGGCATTGTCGTTGACCTTATCGGGGTTGCGGACAAGGTCACGCGGGCACGCGAAGTCAGCGCATTCGGTGCCGTCTTCGTCGAAATGCATGCCGGACTCGATGAGCAGGCAGAGCCAGGATTCACTTTTCAGACCCTGCTGAACGATGGTGAAGTCGCTAAGGTGCCATTTTCCGTTGCGGGCGGAATCAACGCCAGCACCATCGCCTCAGTTCAGCGCGCAGGAGCAACTGTTGCTGTCGCCGGTGGCGCCATCCATAGCGCAGCTGACCCGGCAGCCGCCGCAGCAGAGCTAAAAGCAGCAATCGTCTAG
- the acs gene encoding acetate--CoA ligase, which translates to MTSNSIDSLLHESRRFAPSEAFSAASEASTDLYTSAKEDRVEFWADKAREYVHWHKPFTETLDWSTPPFAKWFADGELNVAYNCLDRHVLAGNGDRVAIHWEGEPGDSRSITYAELTAEVKRAANAMAALGIGQGDVVAIYMPLVPEAVIAMLATVRLGAAHSVVFGGFSAESLRSRIDDASAKLVVTADGGWRKGKVFPLKAAVDAALANGESTVTNVLVVKRGDNDVEWTEGRDLWWHDQIEAAEPEHEALGFPAENPLFVLYTSGTTGKPKGILHTSGGYLTQAAFTHKNVFDLKPETDVYWCTADVGWITGHTYVTYGPLANGATQVLYEGTPDTPNQGRWWEIIQKFGVSIFYTAPTAIRSFMKAGRQIPEQYDLSSIRVLGSVGEPINPEAWIWYRDVIGAGTAPIVDTWWQTETGAIMVAALPGLTTLKPGSAQVPVPGIKIDILGEDGTRVDPPNGGLLVVSEPWPAMLRGIWGDPERFKETYWSKFPQLDGEQYFAGDGAHVDEDGDIWLLGRVDDVMNVSGHRLSTTEIESALVSNPIVAEAAVVGAADEATGQAVVAFVILKSNQEHAQTAAEASALLRVHVAKEIGAIARPREIFIVSELPKTRSGKIMRRLLQDVAEGREIGDTTTLADTTVMQIISDKLS; encoded by the coding sequence ATGACCAGCAATTCCATCGACAGTCTTCTGCACGAATCGCGCCGTTTTGCCCCGTCAGAGGCGTTTTCCGCAGCGTCGGAAGCCAGCACTGACCTGTACACCTCAGCCAAGGAAGACCGAGTTGAGTTCTGGGCCGATAAAGCTCGCGAGTACGTGCACTGGCACAAGCCGTTCACCGAAACTCTAGATTGGTCTACCCCGCCATTCGCCAAGTGGTTTGCCGACGGCGAACTCAATGTTGCCTACAACTGTCTCGACCGCCACGTTCTCGCCGGCAACGGCGACCGTGTCGCCATCCATTGGGAGGGTGAGCCCGGCGACAGCCGCAGCATCACCTACGCCGAACTGACCGCAGAAGTGAAGCGTGCCGCCAACGCCATGGCTGCCCTCGGCATTGGCCAGGGAGACGTTGTCGCCATCTACATGCCGCTCGTTCCTGAAGCCGTTATCGCGATGCTCGCGACAGTTCGACTCGGCGCAGCTCACTCCGTCGTCTTCGGCGGCTTCAGCGCCGAAAGCCTCCGCAGCCGCATTGATGACGCGAGCGCCAAGCTCGTCGTCACCGCCGACGGTGGCTGGCGCAAGGGCAAGGTCTTCCCCCTCAAGGCAGCAGTGGATGCCGCCCTCGCCAACGGGGAATCCACGGTCACGAATGTGTTGGTCGTCAAGCGCGGCGACAACGATGTGGAGTGGACCGAGGGTCGCGACCTGTGGTGGCACGATCAGATTGAGGCGGCAGAGCCCGAGCACGAGGCACTGGGTTTCCCCGCCGAGAACCCGCTCTTTGTGCTCTATACCTCGGGCACAACAGGCAAGCCGAAAGGAATACTGCACACGAGCGGTGGATACCTCACGCAGGCGGCCTTCACCCACAAGAATGTGTTCGATCTGAAACCAGAAACCGACGTGTACTGGTGCACGGCCGACGTCGGCTGGATCACCGGTCACACCTACGTGACGTATGGTCCGCTCGCGAACGGTGCAACTCAAGTGCTGTATGAGGGCACCCCTGACACGCCAAACCAGGGCCGCTGGTGGGAGATCATCCAGAAATTTGGGGTGAGCATTTTCTACACGGCGCCTACCGCCATCCGTTCGTTCATGAAGGCTGGACGTCAGATTCCCGAGCAGTATGACCTCAGCTCGATCCGTGTGCTCGGTTCGGTGGGCGAGCCCATCAACCCCGAGGCCTGGATTTGGTACCGCGACGTGATCGGTGCCGGCACGGCCCCCATCGTTGACACGTGGTGGCAGACCGAGACCGGCGCCATCATGGTGGCGGCCCTGCCGGGTCTCACGACGCTCAAGCCGGGGTCGGCACAGGTTCCCGTTCCCGGAATCAAGATCGACATCCTTGGCGAGGATGGCACCCGGGTTGACCCACCAAACGGTGGGCTCCTCGTCGTGTCAGAGCCTTGGCCCGCCATGCTGCGCGGCATCTGGGGCGACCCTGAGCGCTTCAAGGAGACCTACTGGTCGAAGTTCCCGCAACTCGATGGCGAACAGTACTTTGCTGGCGACGGCGCCCACGTTGATGAAGACGGCGACATCTGGCTACTTGGCCGCGTGGATGACGTCATGAACGTCTCTGGACACCGCCTGTCAACGACAGAGATCGAGTCCGCTCTCGTCTCGAACCCGATCGTGGCTGAAGCCGCGGTCGTTGGCGCTGCCGATGAGGCGACCGGTCAGGCCGTTGTTGCGTTCGTGATTCTCAAGTCGAATCAGGAGCACGCCCAAACCGCCGCCGAAGCGAGTGCGCTGCTTCGCGTCCACGTCGCGAAAGAGATTGGGGCGATCGCTCGCCCGCGCGAGATCTTCATCGTCTCTGAACTGCCCAAAACGCGGTCGGGCAAGATCATGCGCCGTCTGCTTCAGGATGTTGCCGAGGGCCGGGAGATCGGTGACACCACCACCCTCGCCGACACCACTGTGATGCAGATCATCTCCGACAAGCTCAGCTAG
- a CDS encoding UDP-N-acetylmuramoyl-L-alanyl-D-glutamate--2,6-diaminopimelate ligase, which yields MIEVWHPGQAGEKAPLRPLDLGQWDPEYSGVVLEARRLVQDSREAGKNDVFVAIGTSASSALPYIDAALAQGAVAVLVDAKAAEGIDLDERMFAITHLRDVIGVMADAFVEHPSAAMKVVGITGTNGKTSTVHLLAQAWALLGTKSATIGTLGAGVTGERRINMGMTTPQVTAVHHFLDDFRRAGVESVAMEISSHALEQRRVDGVEFDIVAFSNLTRDHLDYHGSMEEYAAQKAKIFTLSGVTTALLNLDDEAGEKHFHHSLPEGVRAIGMSSQGHAEALVRADGVQLTADGLEFDLVIEGESHHVASGLIGRFNVDNLLTCATVLWARGVEPRAIAAVIGPLEPVLGRMTRIRENDQLPLVVVDAGHSPDSVNQAVAALRESGHARILTVFGATGDRDSGKRPEMARIIEAGSDVVVVTDDDVHHEDGDQILDHIRAGFVHPERVIELRDRGAAIAYAIDAANPDDVVLVLGKGHEPYQIVGDERVPFSDIDTATRLLHERAQ from the coding sequence GTGATCGAGGTCTGGCACCCCGGCCAGGCTGGGGAGAAGGCACCGCTGCGGCCGCTAGATCTGGGCCAGTGGGATCCGGAGTATTCCGGTGTGGTGCTCGAGGCTCGACGCCTCGTGCAGGATAGCCGTGAAGCAGGCAAAAATGACGTGTTCGTTGCGATCGGCACGAGTGCTTCTTCGGCACTGCCGTACATCGACGCAGCTCTCGCTCAGGGCGCTGTGGCGGTGCTCGTCGATGCGAAAGCTGCCGAGGGGATTGATCTTGATGAGCGGATGTTCGCGATTACGCACCTGCGCGACGTCATCGGGGTTATGGCGGATGCGTTTGTCGAGCATCCCTCTGCCGCAATGAAGGTCGTGGGGATCACTGGTACGAACGGCAAAACTTCGACTGTCCACTTGCTGGCGCAGGCGTGGGCGTTGCTGGGCACAAAATCCGCGACGATCGGCACGCTCGGCGCTGGTGTCACGGGTGAGCGCCGAATAAACATGGGGATGACGACTCCACAGGTTACGGCTGTTCACCATTTCTTGGATGACTTTCGCCGCGCCGGGGTTGAGTCAGTCGCCATGGAGATCAGCTCTCACGCGCTTGAACAGCGACGCGTTGACGGAGTGGAATTCGACATTGTGGCGTTCAGCAATTTAACTCGCGATCACCTCGATTACCACGGATCAATGGAGGAGTACGCGGCGCAGAAGGCGAAAATTTTCACTCTTTCCGGCGTTACTACAGCTCTACTGAACCTCGATGATGAGGCCGGTGAGAAGCACTTCCATCACTCGCTACCCGAGGGCGTACGAGCGATAGGCATGAGTTCGCAGGGTCACGCAGAAGCACTTGTGCGTGCCGACGGTGTGCAGCTCACGGCTGATGGTCTTGAATTTGACCTTGTAATCGAGGGTGAGAGCCACCATGTGGCGAGCGGACTCATCGGTCGCTTCAACGTAGATAACTTGCTCACGTGCGCAACAGTGCTGTGGGCTCGCGGCGTTGAACCGCGAGCGATAGCCGCTGTAATCGGTCCCCTCGAGCCAGTCTTGGGCCGTATGACCCGCATTCGGGAAAACGATCAGCTGCCGCTAGTGGTCGTTGATGCCGGTCACAGCCCAGACTCAGTCAATCAAGCGGTGGCTGCTTTGCGGGAATCTGGTCACGCCCGCATCCTTACTGTGTTCGGCGCCACGGGTGATCGCGATTCGGGTAAGCGACCGGAGATGGCACGCATTATCGAAGCGGGTTCCGATGTGGTGGTGGTTACCGACGACGACGTGCACCACGAAGATGGCGATCAGATTCTGGATCACATCCGGGCCGGCTTTGTGCATCCCGAACGGGTGATCGAGCTTCGTGATCGCGGGGCGGCAATTGCTTACGCGATCGATGCAGCGAACCCCGATGACGTCGTTTTAGTGCTCGGAAAAGGACACGAGCCGTATCAAATCGTCGGCGATGAGCGCGTACCGTTTAGCGATATCGATACCGCAACGCGGTTGCTTCACGAGCGTGCACAGTAG
- a CDS encoding RidA family protein yields the protein MSQLDERLAELNLTVPETSKPLASYVAAMVTGNLVYTSGQLPLVGGALPATGKVGAEVDAAAAHEYAKTCVLNGLAAAKSVIGSLDRITRVVKVVGFVASDPSFTGQPGVINGASELLGEIFGEAGKHARSAVGVAVLPLDAPVEIEFVFEFA from the coding sequence ATGTCACAGCTTGATGAACGCCTCGCAGAGCTGAATCTCACCGTTCCCGAAACTTCCAAGCCGCTTGCGTCGTATGTGGCTGCGATGGTCACTGGCAACCTTGTGTACACCTCTGGCCAGCTTCCTTTGGTTGGCGGTGCGCTGCCTGCTACGGGAAAAGTCGGTGCTGAGGTGGATGCCGCCGCAGCTCACGAGTACGCCAAGACCTGCGTGCTGAACGGTCTTGCGGCGGCGAAAAGTGTCATCGGTTCGCTTGACCGCATCACTCGTGTGGTGAAGGTCGTGGGATTCGTGGCTTCCGACCCGAGTTTCACCGGTCAACCCGGTGTCATTAACGGGGCATCGGAACTTCTCGGTGAAATCTTTGGCGAGGCGGGCAAGCATGCTCGCAGCGCTGTCGGCGTTGCCGTACTTCCGCTTGATGCCCCGGTGGAAATCGAGTTCGTGTTCGAGTTCGCGTGA
- a CDS encoding transglycosylase domain-containing protein, with the protein MSALKTPRRGVLSALAGLISFSALAGVLVTAMVAPALAVTGITASSTIGIFDGLPDYLEIGQQPERNTIYAQYTGRGSVDGYYPIATIYDQNRQEVSYDEISPYVIDATVSGEDRRFFDHGGVDVQSIVRAAVGNFVASDVQGGASTLTMQLVKNTYISEAESLPNEDERTAAYEDATRETFDRKLKEMKLAIGLEKRYTKKEILTAYLNIANFGNATYGIQAAAQRYYSVDAKNLTIEQAASLVAIVQEPSVRNLSDPEYFAANLDRRDVILRAMYDTDSITRAEYDTALAIPVNEETVVPSAPKNGCIAANQYSKWFCDYVVKSVPDFEFLGDSVDERNANWKQGGYKLYTTLDLDAQIPAQQATWTYAPNTETAFQLGSATSTVEAGTGRVLVMAENKLFNNTLDGGGTESTAVNYNTGFEYGGSSGFQPGSTYKVFTLIEWLIQGKGVYERLLGTARDMPASDFLDSCNGPWGGPVKYGNNANERGIYTVAEGTAESINGIFFSMAAQLDLCNIRNVAADMGVERADGKELQTNPASIIGTNEVTPLSMASAYAAIGAGGLWCEPIIIDKAVDSRENDLGGQEKKCRQALSPEVAATTAFVLEEPIRRGNAAYANPEDGIPIFGKTGTTDDAVHTWMASGTTRYGTATWVGNVAGFQSIQDVSYAGVSGYRLRHYITNATDSALNIKYPGTAFREPDPKLLTGTGTEVPDVRLQSLEQAKSVLESLKFTFNDGGTVDSELPAGQVVKTEPAAGTQSAPGATVTVYTSKGNKIKVPDAVGDGKSNDFATAQGILNGAGFNNVSTTCDEVSPGSPSVGFVTSSNPTPGTFALTSSTVTIVVAQATPCP; encoded by the coding sequence ATGTCTGCCCTAAAAACTCCGCGTCGTGGCGTGCTCTCGGCTCTAGCCGGACTCATTAGCTTTAGCGCCCTCGCTGGCGTGCTCGTCACTGCCATGGTCGCCCCCGCGCTCGCCGTCACCGGCATCACCGCTTCTAGCACCATCGGAATTTTCGATGGGCTCCCCGATTACCTCGAAATTGGGCAGCAGCCAGAGCGCAATACGATCTATGCCCAGTACACCGGCAGGGGCAGCGTTGACGGGTACTACCCCATCGCCACGATTTACGACCAGAACCGTCAAGAAGTCAGTTATGACGAGATTTCTCCCTACGTGATCGATGCCACAGTTTCTGGTGAAGACCGCCGTTTTTTCGACCATGGCGGCGTTGACGTCCAGTCGATCGTTCGTGCGGCTGTTGGTAACTTTGTCGCTTCGGACGTTCAGGGTGGCGCTTCCACGCTCACCATGCAGCTCGTGAAAAACACCTACATCTCTGAAGCAGAATCGCTGCCGAACGAAGACGAACGCACTGCAGCGTACGAAGATGCAACGCGCGAGACCTTCGACCGCAAGCTGAAGGAAATGAAGCTGGCGATTGGCCTTGAGAAGCGGTACACGAAGAAAGAAATCCTGACCGCCTACCTCAACATTGCCAACTTTGGCAACGCGACTTATGGCATCCAAGCCGCCGCCCAGCGCTACTACAGCGTCGATGCCAAAAACCTCACGATCGAACAGGCCGCGAGCCTCGTCGCAATCGTGCAAGAGCCGAGTGTGCGGAATCTCTCTGATCCTGAATATTTCGCGGCCAATCTAGATCGTCGTGACGTTATCTTGAGGGCGATGTACGACACTGATTCGATTACTCGCGCCGAATACGACACCGCCTTAGCTATCCCCGTTAACGAAGAGACAGTGGTTCCTTCGGCGCCCAAGAACGGCTGCATAGCGGCGAACCAATACTCGAAATGGTTCTGCGATTACGTCGTCAAGAGTGTTCCTGATTTCGAATTTCTCGGCGACTCTGTCGACGAACGTAACGCTAATTGGAAGCAGGGCGGCTACAAGCTCTACACAACCCTCGACCTTGACGCACAGATTCCCGCACAGCAGGCGACCTGGACTTACGCCCCCAACACCGAAACAGCTTTCCAGCTGGGCAGCGCCACCTCCACAGTCGAAGCAGGCACCGGGAGGGTTCTTGTGATGGCGGAAAACAAGTTGTTCAACAACACTTTGGATGGCGGAGGCACAGAGAGCACCGCCGTAAACTACAACACCGGCTTCGAGTACGGTGGATCGAGCGGCTTCCAGCCGGGTTCTACCTACAAGGTTTTCACGTTGATCGAATGGCTCATTCAGGGCAAAGGCGTTTACGAACGCCTCTTAGGAACAGCCCGCGACATGCCGGCCTCCGACTTCTTGGATAGCTGCAACGGCCCCTGGGGTGGCCCGGTGAAGTACGGCAACAACGCTAACGAACGTGGTATCTATACCGTCGCGGAAGGCACCGCAGAATCCATCAACGGAATCTTCTTCTCCATGGCTGCCCAGCTAGACCTCTGCAACATCCGTAACGTGGCGGCAGACATGGGCGTGGAACGCGCAGACGGCAAAGAGCTTCAGACAAACCCTGCATCAATTATCGGAACCAATGAAGTCACCCCGCTCAGCATGGCCTCCGCCTACGCCGCGATCGGTGCTGGCGGCCTCTGGTGCGAGCCCATTATCATCGACAAGGCTGTCGACTCACGAGAAAATGACCTTGGCGGTCAAGAGAAAAAGTGCCGCCAGGCGCTCTCTCCCGAAGTCGCGGCAACAACCGCGTTCGTTCTTGAGGAGCCGATTCGCCGCGGAAATGCCGCCTACGCTAACCCGGAGGATGGAATCCCCATCTTTGGAAAGACCGGAACCACTGACGACGCTGTTCATACGTGGATGGCCAGCGGAACGACACGCTACGGCACCGCCACGTGGGTAGGAAACGTCGCCGGATTCCAATCCATCCAAGATGTTTCATATGCCGGAGTCTCCGGCTATCGCCTTCGTCATTACATTACTAACGCGACAGATTCTGCCCTCAATATCAAGTACCCCGGAACTGCATTCCGTGAGCCCGATCCCAAGCTCCTCACTGGCACGGGTACCGAGGTTCCCGATGTGAGGTTGCAATCGCTTGAGCAAGCCAAATCTGTGCTCGAGAGTCTCAAATTCACCTTCAACGATGGCGGTACGGTCGATTCTGAATTGCCAGCCGGACAGGTCGTGAAAACCGAGCCTGCAGCCGGAACTCAGTCAGCACCAGGTGCAACTGTCACGGTTTACACCAGCAAGGGCAACAAGATAAAGGTGCCGGATGCGGTTGGCGACGGGAAGTCAAATGACTTTGCTACCGCCCAAGGAATATTGAATGGGGCTGGCTTCAACAACGTCAGCACCACGTGCGATGAGGTTTCCCCTGGCAGTCCGTCCGTAGGCTTCGTGACATCGTCGAACCCGACACCCGGGACGTTCGCGCTTACGAGCTCGACAGTGACAATTGTGGTGGCGCAGGCCACCCCGTGCCCATGA
- a CDS encoding metallophosphoesterase translates to MTRRLSAAATALSAVAAVGVATLAWGTLVERNRYTVRHETLPILDPGARDITVLHLSDLHMAPWQTRKQEWVRGLAVYEPDLIINTGDNLGHTDGLEGITRSFEPFKGTPGVFVHGSNDYYGPQFKNPFTYFTAPTSSHSPVEHLDTDALNTYFEDDLGWLSLNNHARALELRGSRLELFGTADAHRGWERLDRLPANVEEMRENVGWADDPYGPETVSIGVTHAPYRRVLDALVTNGAEAIFAGHTHGGQVRIPGMPALVTNCDIPREQASGLSIWHHLRRAAFLNVSAGLGTSIYAPVRFACRPEAVIVTLTAGDIGYS, encoded by the coding sequence ATGACCCGACGTCTCTCCGCCGCAGCTACCGCACTGAGTGCGGTAGCTGCGGTCGGGGTCGCCACTCTGGCCTGGGGCACCCTCGTTGAACGCAATCGCTACACCGTTCGCCACGAGACCTTGCCGATCCTTGACCCCGGCGCACGCGACATCACAGTGCTACACCTCTCGGATCTGCACATGGCACCATGGCAGACCCGAAAACAGGAGTGGGTTCGCGGGCTGGCCGTCTACGAGCCCGATCTCATCATTAACACCGGCGACAATTTGGGTCACACTGACGGCCTCGAGGGCATTACACGGTCCTTCGAGCCGTTTAAGGGCACCCCCGGAGTCTTTGTACACGGGTCAAACGATTACTACGGCCCTCAGTTCAAGAACCCATTTACGTACTTCACCGCCCCAACCTCGAGCCACAGCCCCGTCGAACACCTCGACACAGACGCGCTCAATACGTACTTTGAAGACGATCTCGGCTGGCTCTCCCTCAACAATCACGCACGGGCTTTAGAGCTTCGCGGTTCACGCCTAGAACTCTTTGGCACCGCTGACGCGCACCGAGGCTGGGAACGCCTCGATCGGCTGCCCGCGAACGTTGAAGAGATGCGGGAGAACGTCGGCTGGGCGGATGACCCCTACGGACCAGAAACAGTGTCAATCGGGGTAACCCACGCCCCATACCGTCGGGTGCTCGACGCGCTCGTGACCAATGGCGCCGAGGCAATCTTTGCTGGACACACTCACGGCGGACAAGTACGGATTCCCGGAATGCCCGCCCTCGTCACCAATTGCGATATTCCGCGCGAGCAAGCAAGCGGCCTCAGTATCTGGCATCACCTGCGCCGCGCCGCGTTCCTGAACGTCAGCGCCGGCCTCGGAACCTCGATTTACGCACCCGTTCGCTTCGCCTGCAGACCAGAAGCGGTCATAGTGACTCTCACCGCCGGAGATATCGGCTATTCTTGA
- a CDS encoding acyltransferase family protein has product MTSLNAQAGPSRMGWIDFLRGLAVLLVVSTHAVSILIGAEKLPQVTGDRLLEINRLFWPFRMAVLVLLSGLFVDRSYAKGLPGYLLRRVRYVLWPYVIWSFLMIFRGAGWDPATMVSIIWRPYSTLWFLYYLFAFYVLYLVVRKIPAPLVAAASLVASFVVPSVATMPRFLYLFAFFMIGCWLSQNLSVALGILRRPIVIALTFVPTAIAAWAASQGLLPLYDLRVAPFALAGLAFAIGAAQWLRPGILYSLFAYVGRHSIIYYVTHPLILIYLVMLMSALDVPTSSWWYPIALASYVIAATLISLVSDRVGAVHALFVMPVFTRKNWRRSPMSAKQQTAQR; this is encoded by the coding sequence TTGACATCCTTGAACGCGCAGGCGGGTCCCTCCCGGATGGGATGGATTGACTTTCTCCGTGGCCTTGCCGTGCTTCTCGTGGTCTCCACGCACGCGGTGTCTATTCTTATAGGCGCTGAGAAATTACCGCAGGTCACGGGCGACCGCCTCTTGGAGATCAACAGGCTCTTTTGGCCGTTTCGCATGGCCGTTCTCGTGTTGCTTTCAGGTCTTTTTGTCGATCGTTCTTATGCCAAAGGACTCCCTGGCTATCTTCTGAGGAGAGTGCGCTACGTTCTCTGGCCCTACGTAATCTGGTCTTTTCTGATGATCTTCAGAGGAGCGGGCTGGGATCCCGCGACCATGGTGAGCATTATTTGGCGACCGTACAGTACTCTCTGGTTTCTTTATTATCTTTTCGCCTTCTATGTCCTCTATCTTGTCGTGCGAAAGATCCCAGCGCCCCTTGTCGCCGCCGCTTCTCTTGTCGCGTCATTCGTTGTTCCCTCGGTCGCAACAATGCCGCGATTCCTCTACCTCTTCGCGTTTTTTATGATTGGCTGCTGGTTATCGCAGAACCTTTCCGTAGCTCTTGGGATTCTCCGGAGACCAATCGTCATCGCGCTGACGTTCGTGCCGACCGCCATCGCGGCTTGGGCCGCCTCACAGGGCTTGCTTCCTTTGTACGATCTCAGGGTGGCCCCCTTTGCTCTTGCTGGTTTGGCGTTCGCCATCGGTGCCGCGCAATGGCTCCGGCCCGGAATCTTGTATTCCCTGTTTGCTTACGTAGGCCGTCATTCCATCATCTACTACGTGACGCATCCGCTGATTCTTATCTACCTGGTCATGCTGATGAGCGCTCTCGACGTTCCCACGAGCTCGTGGTGGTATCCGATAGCCTTAGCGTCGTATGTCATTGCGGCCACCCTCATCTCGCTTGTGAGCGATCGAGTGGGCGCGGTCCACGCGCTGTTCGTGATGCCGGTCTTCACGCGTAAGAACTGGCGGCGCAGCCCTATGAGCGCGAAACAGCAGACAGCTCAGCGTTAG
- a CDS encoding thymidine kinase has protein sequence MSKLYFRYGAMNSGKSTALLQAAFNYEERDQQVLLAKPHIDTKGDNAIISRLGVTRQVDFTIAPNDDVYEVFARERARVFEETGLPVSCLLVDEAQFFSEAQVDDLLRIAIVEKVPVLAYGIRTDFQTVAFPGSRRLLEIAHSLEELKTICRCGRKAVFNARTVGDEFIFDGDQVAIDGVDVGYQSLCGACYLEESGGVLNSGWRPKIEFSYGSAPDADFA, from the coding sequence ATGAGCAAACTGTATTTCCGCTACGGAGCCATGAACAGTGGCAAGAGCACCGCGCTGTTGCAGGCCGCCTTCAACTATGAAGAGCGCGATCAGCAAGTACTTTTGGCGAAGCCTCACATCGACACCAAAGGCGACAACGCCATCATTTCTCGTCTAGGCGTTACTCGCCAGGTAGATTTCACGATCGCGCCTAATGATGACGTTTACGAAGTGTTTGCGCGCGAACGTGCTCGGGTCTTCGAAGAAACTGGTTTGCCCGTGAGCTGTCTTCTTGTCGACGAGGCCCAGTTCTTTAGTGAGGCTCAGGTCGACGATCTGTTGCGCATCGCTATCGTTGAAAAGGTTCCGGTTCTTGCCTACGGCATCCGCACCGATTTTCAGACGGTGGCATTTCCGGGCAGTAGGCGTTTGCTCGAGATCGCGCATTCGCTTGAGGAGCTCAAAACGATTTGCCGCTGCGGTCGCAAGGCAGTCTTCAACGCTCGCACCGTTGGCGATGAATTTATTTTCGATGGTGATCAAGTCGCCATCGATGGCGTGGATGTCGGCTACCAGTCCCTCTGTGGCGCGTGCTACCTAGAGGAGAGCGGCGGCGTTCTCAACAGCGGCTGGCGCCCCAAGATTGAGTTCAGCTACGGAAGCGCCCCCGACGCAGACTTTGCGTAG